The following coding sequences are from one Ramlibacter henchirensis window:
- the infA gene encoding translation initiation factor IF-1: MAKEDLIEMRGRVEEVLPDSRYRVVLDNGHNLVAYSGGKMRKNHIRIIAGDYVTLELSPYDLNKGRIMFRHLPQRDGAFAAPQRRR, translated from the coding sequence ATGGCCAAGGAAGATCTGATCGAGATGCGCGGAAGGGTCGAGGAAGTGCTGCCCGATTCGCGTTACCGCGTGGTACTGGACAACGGGCACAACCTGGTGGCCTACAGCGGCGGCAAGATGCGCAAGAACCACATCCGCATCATCGCCGGCGACTACGTGACGCTGGAGCTCTCGCCGTACGACCTGAACAAGGGGCGCATCATGTTCCGGCACCTGCCGCAGCGTGACGGCGCGTTCGCGGCGCCGCAGCGGCGGCGCTGA
- a CDS encoding alpha/beta family hydrolase, with translation MSPEPSQALEVKLPDGGTVSALLDAPDTPRAALIMAHGAGAGMRHRFLAAVAQALCARGVAVLRYQFPYMEQGARRTDPPAVAHACVRAAVREAATRLSGVPLFAGGKSFGGRMTSQAQALEPLPGVRGLAFFGFPLHPAGKPSTSRAGHLAEVRVPMLFLQGTRDTLADLQLIRQVTEGLGSLATLHVVEGADHGFDVLVSSGRTASDVLEELVGALCGWMDQAARPSSAA, from the coding sequence ATGAGCCCCGAACCTTCGCAAGCGTTGGAGGTGAAGTTGCCGGACGGCGGGACGGTGTCGGCGCTGCTCGATGCGCCGGACACACCTCGCGCCGCATTGATCATGGCCCACGGCGCCGGCGCGGGCATGCGCCATCGTTTTCTCGCGGCCGTCGCGCAAGCCTTGTGCGCCCGCGGCGTCGCGGTGTTGCGCTACCAGTTTCCGTACATGGAACAGGGTGCTCGCCGGACCGACCCGCCCGCGGTGGCCCATGCCTGCGTGCGTGCCGCGGTGCGTGAAGCAGCGACGCGACTGTCCGGCGTGCCGCTGTTCGCCGGCGGCAAGTCTTTCGGGGGCCGCATGACGTCGCAGGCGCAGGCGCTGGAGCCACTGCCGGGCGTCCGCGGCCTGGCGTTCTTCGGCTTTCCGCTGCACCCGGCCGGGAAACCGTCCACCTCGCGCGCCGGGCACCTGGCCGAAGTCCGCGTGCCGATGCTCTTCCTGCAAGGGACGCGCGACACGCTGGCCGACCTGCAGCTGATCCGCCAGGTCACCGAAGGGCTCGGGTCGCTCGCCACTCTCCACGTGGTCGAGGGCGCCGACCACGGCTTCGACGTGCTCGTCAGTTCGGGCCGAACGGCGTCCGACGTGCTCGAGGAACTGGTCGGCGCGCTCTGCGGCTGGATGGACCAGGCGGCACGGCCGAGCAGCGCCGCCTGA
- a CDS encoding crotonase/enoyl-CoA hydratase family protein → MDAPTPPAEGCIVTERRGELLLIGINRPAKRNGFTPPMFRQLADAYTLLDDDPQLRVGVLHAFGAHFTAGLDLPSIAELMRKGEKAFPYGVVEPTDLGTPGYRRRTKPLVAAVKGITFTLGIELMLAADIVVAADDCRFSQLEVQRGIMATGGATLRMSQRAGLGNAMLHLLTADEFDSAEALRLNFVQKVVPAGQELDEALRIAEAIARQAPLAVVATRLNAIKAVEQGPHAAVQEFIATQQRLSSSEDAAEGVRSFIEKRPARFQGR, encoded by the coding sequence ATGGACGCACCCACCCCGCCCGCCGAAGGCTGCATCGTCACCGAACGCCGCGGCGAACTGTTGCTGATCGGCATCAACCGGCCCGCCAAGCGCAACGGCTTCACCCCGCCGATGTTCCGGCAGCTGGCCGACGCGTACACCTTGCTCGACGACGACCCGCAGCTGCGCGTGGGCGTGCTGCATGCGTTCGGCGCGCACTTCACCGCGGGCCTGGACCTGCCCTCCATCGCCGAGTTGATGCGCAAGGGCGAGAAGGCCTTCCCCTACGGCGTCGTCGAACCCACCGACCTGGGCACGCCCGGCTACCGGCGCCGCACCAAGCCGCTGGTGGCCGCGGTCAAGGGGATCACCTTCACACTCGGCATCGAGCTGATGCTGGCCGCCGACATCGTCGTCGCGGCCGACGATTGCCGCTTCTCGCAGCTGGAAGTGCAGCGCGGGATCATGGCCACGGGCGGCGCGACGCTGCGCATGTCGCAGCGCGCGGGCCTGGGCAACGCGATGCTGCACCTGCTCACCGCCGACGAATTCGACAGCGCCGAGGCGCTGCGCCTGAACTTCGTCCAGAAGGTGGTGCCCGCGGGGCAGGAGCTGGACGAAGCGCTGCGCATCGCGGAGGCGATCGCCCGCCAGGCGCCGCTCGCCGTGGTCGCGACGCGGCTCAACGCCATCAAGGCCGTCGAGCAAGGGCCGCACGCGGCGGTGCAGGAGTTCATCGCCACGCAGCAGCGCCTGTCCAGCAGCGAGGACGCGGCCGAAGGCGTGCGTTCCTTCATCGAGAAGCGGCCGGCCCGCTTCCAGGGACGTTGA
- a CDS encoding universal stress protein has protein sequence MRILFAADGSKYTKKALAFLATHESLPGPDGEVVVLNVQPQMPPRVRSMVGAEAVAGYYEEESAKVLEPIRKFLERKGMNARCEWKSGEVSAQIVATATRVKAHMIVMGTHGYGAIGRAVMGSVAARVLADADIPVLLVR, from the coding sequence ATGCGCATCCTCTTCGCCGCCGACGGCAGCAAGTACACCAAGAAGGCGCTGGCCTTCCTCGCGACCCACGAGTCCCTCCCCGGGCCCGATGGCGAGGTGGTGGTGCTGAACGTGCAGCCGCAGATGCCGCCGCGGGTGCGCTCCATGGTCGGCGCCGAAGCGGTCGCCGGCTACTACGAGGAGGAGTCCGCCAAGGTGCTGGAGCCGATCCGCAAGTTCCTGGAGCGCAAGGGCATGAACGCCCGTTGCGAGTGGAAGAGCGGCGAAGTCTCCGCCCAGATCGTCGCCACCGCCACCCGCGTCAAGGCCCACATGATCGTGATGGGCACGCACGGCTACGGCGCGATCGGCCGCGCGGTCATGGGCAGCGTGGCCGCGCGCGTGCTGGCCGACGCCGACATCCCGGTGCTGCTGGTGAGGTGA
- a CDS encoding DUF3297 family protein, producing MEQAKPRPDLPDRLSIDPRSPHHVAAVFEHDVGIRFNGKEREDVEEYCISEGWIRVPAGKTVDRRGQPLMIKLKGKVEAFYKE from the coding sequence ATGGAACAAGCCAAGCCCCGTCCCGACCTGCCCGACCGCCTTTCCATCGACCCCCGCAGCCCGCACCACGTCGCGGCCGTGTTCGAGCACGACGTCGGCATCCGCTTCAACGGCAAGGAACGCGAAGACGTCGAGGAGTACTGCATCAGCGAGGGCTGGATCCGGGTGCCCGCGGGCAAGACGGTCGACCGCCGCGGGCAGCCGTTGATGATCAAGCTCAAGGGGAAGGTCGAGGCGTTCTACAAGGAGTGA
- a CDS encoding dienelactone hydrolase family protein, translated as MPTHPEREVRIPTGEDHLLGDLVRPAGSNALVLFAHGSGSGRHSARNRRVAARLHDSGLGTLLFDLLTATEQETDLHTRQHRFDIALLTRRLQEATDWALHELQAPPPVIGYFGASTGSAAALVAAARLGDRIGAVVSRGGRPDLAGPAALEAVTAPTLLIVGEADHEVLALNQASMDRMRCHRSLALVPHATHLFEEPGTLDVAADHAAAWFSRHLAWAEQHV; from the coding sequence ATCCCCACCCATCCCGAGCGAGAGGTGCGCATTCCTACGGGTGAAGACCACCTGCTGGGCGACCTCGTGCGTCCGGCGGGCAGCAACGCGCTGGTGCTGTTCGCGCACGGCAGCGGCAGCGGCCGCCACAGCGCCCGCAACCGCCGCGTGGCCGCCCGCCTGCACGACAGCGGCCTGGGCACGCTGCTGTTCGACCTGCTCACGGCGACCGAGCAGGAGACCGACCTGCACACGCGCCAGCACCGGTTCGACATCGCGCTGCTCACGCGCCGCCTGCAGGAAGCAACCGATTGGGCGCTGCACGAGCTGCAGGCGCCGCCCCCCGTGATCGGCTACTTCGGCGCCAGCACCGGGAGCGCCGCTGCGCTCGTCGCGGCGGCGCGCCTGGGCGACCGCATCGGCGCGGTCGTGTCGCGCGGCGGACGGCCCGACCTCGCCGGCCCGGCGGCGCTGGAGGCGGTGACCGCGCCGACGCTGCTGATCGTGGGCGAGGCGGACCACGAGGTGCTCGCATTGAACCAGGCGTCGATGGACCGGATGCGTTGTCACCGCAGCCTCGCGCTGGTGCCGCATGCCACCCACCTGTTCGAGGAACCGGGCACGCTGGACGTCGCGGCCGACCATGCCGCCGCCTGGTTCAGCCGGCACCTGGCGTGGGCGGAGCAGCACGTATGA
- a CDS encoding efflux transporter outer membrane subunit encodes MSGLRIRLLAPIAAAVLAGCSFIPTYERPAAPVATAFPYPSATEGAPARSLDWQRFFTDERLRGLIGTALSSNRDLRVAVLNIEQARAQYDIRRADRYPTVGAGVNASRAPNPVTGDQVSSFQAGLAFTAWEIDFFGRIASLSQAALAQYLATEEGRKAAQIALVGSVANAWLALVADEELLALTQQTLATRQESLRLVKLRFDNGVSSELDLRLAQSLAETARAALAQGQRQRAADLNALALLVGQPLPPDFQTGTTMAAITLPDVPAGVPSDVLVSRPDVRQAEQLLVAANANIGAARAAFFPRITLTAQAGRASNQLSGLFDGGGSWAYTIAPSLLLPIFDAGRNQAGLASANVSRDIAVAQYERAIQTAFREVSDALAGRATLTEQLEAQTNVAQAETIRAKLSQMRFDAGVASTLDLLDAQRSLFTAQQAEIQTRLARLQNQVLLYRALGGGWTESAASP; translated from the coding sequence ATGAGCGGACTGCGGATTCGCCTGCTCGCTCCGATCGCCGCCGCCGTGCTGGCGGGCTGCTCGTTCATTCCGACATACGAGCGCCCTGCCGCTCCGGTCGCCACTGCGTTCCCCTACCCGTCCGCGACCGAAGGCGCGCCGGCGCGCAGCCTGGACTGGCAGCGCTTCTTCACCGATGAAAGACTGCGCGGCCTGATCGGGACGGCGCTCTCGTCCAACCGCGACCTGCGCGTGGCGGTCCTCAACATCGAGCAGGCGCGCGCGCAGTACGACATCCGCCGCGCCGACCGGTATCCCACCGTGGGCGCCGGCGTCAACGCCAGCCGCGCGCCGAACCCGGTCACCGGCGACCAGGTCAGCAGCTTCCAGGCGGGCCTGGCGTTCACCGCATGGGAGATCGACTTCTTCGGCCGCATCGCCAGCCTGTCCCAGGCCGCGCTGGCCCAGTACCTGGCCACGGAGGAAGGGCGCAAGGCGGCGCAGATCGCGCTGGTGGGATCGGTCGCCAACGCGTGGCTCGCGCTGGTCGCCGACGAGGAACTGCTCGCGCTGACGCAGCAGACCCTCGCCACCCGGCAGGAATCGCTGCGCCTCGTGAAGCTGCGCTTCGACAACGGCGTCTCGTCCGAGCTGGACCTGCGCCTCGCGCAGTCGCTGGCCGAGACCGCGCGCGCCGCGCTCGCGCAGGGGCAGCGCCAGCGCGCGGCGGACCTGAACGCGCTGGCCCTGCTGGTCGGCCAGCCGCTGCCGCCCGACTTCCAGACCGGCACCACGATGGCAGCGATCACGCTTCCCGACGTGCCCGCGGGCGTCCCGTCCGACGTGCTGGTGTCGCGCCCCGACGTGCGCCAGGCCGAGCAGCTGCTGGTCGCAGCCAACGCCAACATCGGCGCGGCGCGCGCCGCGTTCTTCCCGCGCATCACGCTCACCGCGCAGGCGGGACGCGCGAGCAACCAGCTGTCCGGCCTCTTCGACGGCGGCGGCTCCTGGGCCTACACGATCGCGCCTTCGCTGCTGCTGCCGATCTTCGATGCGGGCCGCAACCAGGCCGGGCTGGCGTCGGCGAATGTGTCGCGCGACATCGCAGTCGCGCAGTACGAGCGCGCGATCCAGACGGCCTTCCGCGAGGTGTCGGATGCGCTGGCCGGCCGCGCGACGCTCACCGAGCAGCTGGAAGCGCAGACCAACGTGGCGCAGGCCGAGACCATCCGCGCGAAGCTGTCGCAGATGCGCTTCGACGCCGGCGTGGCCAGCACGCTGGACCTGCTCGATGCGCAGCGCTCGCTGTTCACCGCGCAGCAGGCCGAGATCCAGACGCGGCTCGCGCGGCTGCAGAACCAGGTCCTGCTGTACCGCGCGCTGGGCGGGGGCTGGACCGAGTCCGCGGCCTCACCGTAA
- a CDS encoding DUF3606 domain-containing protein, whose translation MSGNSRNTTGAKVEHIDVTYDWELCVWARHFNTSEKNVKEAVAAVGSRADHVREHLAMKRQQASERPSSR comes from the coding sequence ATGTCCGGCAACAGCAGGAACACGACCGGGGCGAAGGTCGAACACATCGACGTCACGTACGACTGGGAGTTGTGCGTGTGGGCCCGGCACTTCAACACCAGCGAGAAGAACGTCAAGGAAGCGGTGGCCGCCGTGGGCAGCCGCGCCGACCATGTGCGCGAGCACCTGGCCATGAAGCGGCAGCAGGCCAGCGAAAGACCGAGCTCGCGCTGA
- a CDS encoding C13 family peptidase, with the protein MNDVQAAATVAPAASQPEGRLGLARWIREGLRTGFLVQARVAGHQPAPWQLLAVVAGVVLLELALGRLEVPGPAEFDLRGWLIPWWSSGLSALLVWAALWRHRSAASAPRPAGVATWFLLSFVGTVPLLLAGEALNIAHARDAIPSWLASGAVAWTLFIGLIVWGLLIQLWLGVQFGLRRWRLVALTSALFGLSLLGAWHFRDSAWEAIRERDDRPRLSLTQETFERQQALWQESVQGLAPQRPGVVDVYGLVFAPYAYEDVFLRESDMVAGVLADRFEAQGRVLRLVNHARTADSLPWATPLNLQRAISALAQRMDREQDVLVVYLTSHGASNFQLAAEHWPLQVPGLTPQDLRQALDAAGIRHRVIAVSACYSGGWVQPLAGDTTLVMTAADPEHTSYGCGRKSELTFFGRAVFHEQLRATHSFEQAFAAAVPVIKRREDEAGKPDGFSNPQIQVGAGIRPVLDQLSRRLDGAAKP; encoded by the coding sequence ATGAACGATGTGCAGGCGGCCGCCACGGTCGCCCCCGCCGCTTCGCAGCCGGAAGGCCGGCTGGGCCTGGCCCGGTGGATCCGCGAAGGACTCCGCACCGGCTTCCTGGTGCAGGCCCGGGTGGCGGGCCACCAGCCCGCTCCGTGGCAACTGCTGGCCGTCGTCGCCGGCGTCGTGCTGCTGGAGCTCGCCCTCGGCCGCCTCGAGGTGCCCGGCCCCGCCGAGTTCGACCTGCGCGGCTGGCTGATCCCGTGGTGGAGCAGCGGACTCTCCGCCCTGCTGGTCTGGGCCGCACTGTGGCGCCACCGTTCCGCGGCGTCCGCGCCACGACCCGCGGGTGTGGCCACCTGGTTCCTTCTTTCGTTCGTCGGCACCGTGCCGCTGCTGCTCGCCGGCGAGGCGCTGAACATCGCCCATGCGCGGGATGCGATCCCGTCGTGGCTCGCCTCCGGCGCCGTGGCCTGGACCTTGTTCATCGGCCTGATCGTGTGGGGCTTGCTCATCCAGCTCTGGCTCGGCGTGCAGTTCGGGTTGCGCCGATGGCGGCTGGTCGCGCTCACGAGCGCGCTGTTCGGGCTGTCACTGCTGGGCGCCTGGCATTTCCGGGACAGCGCCTGGGAGGCGATCCGCGAACGCGATGACCGCCCTCGGCTGTCGCTGACCCAGGAGACCTTCGAGCGCCAGCAAGCCCTCTGGCAGGAGTCGGTGCAAGGCCTGGCCCCGCAGCGCCCCGGCGTGGTCGACGTGTACGGCCTGGTGTTCGCGCCTTACGCCTACGAGGACGTGTTCCTGCGCGAGAGCGACATGGTGGCCGGCGTCCTGGCCGACCGCTTCGAGGCCCAGGGCCGCGTGCTGCGGCTGGTGAACCATGCGCGCACCGCCGACTCGCTGCCCTGGGCCACGCCGCTCAACCTGCAGCGCGCGATCTCGGCACTGGCCCAGCGCATGGACCGCGAGCAGGACGTGCTGGTGGTCTACCTGACGTCGCACGGCGCCAGCAATTTCCAGTTGGCGGCGGAGCACTGGCCACTGCAGGTGCCGGGCCTGACTCCGCAGGACCTGCGCCAGGCCCTCGACGCGGCCGGTATTCGTCATCGCGTGATCGCCGTCTCGGCCTGCTACTCGGGCGGATGGGTGCAGCCGCTCGCGGGCGACACCACGCTGGTGATGACGGCGGCGGACCCGGAACATACGTCGTACGGCTGCGGCCGCAAGTCCGAGCTCACCTTCTTCGGCCGCGCCGTGTTCCACGAACAGCTGCGCGCCACCCATTCGTTCGAGCAAGCCTTCGCGGCGGCCGTGCCGGTGATCAAGCGGCGCGAGGACGAGGCGGGCAAGCCCGACGGGTTCTCGAATCCGCAGATCCAGGTGGGGGCGGGGATCCGGCCGGTGCTGGATCAACTTTCGCGGAGGTTGGACGGGGCTGCGAAGCCCTGA
- a CDS encoding SDR family NAD(P)-dependent oxidoreductase: protein MNDRQVALITGSATGVGAATALQLAQRGWNVVVNYSRSEQEAQATAAECRAAGADVLLLQADVAHDADCRRLVAQTHGRWGRIDALVNNAGISVFGEDAKWDALDAEVFHRIIGVNTIGSFQMVRAAVPHLKAAGGSIVNVSSVAGALGIGSSIPYIASKGAVNSMTLHLARTLAPEIRVNAVCPGYITSRWFARGIGQEGADKALKAYEGAVPLGRASTPEDVAEAIVWLVAGARTVTGELLMLDGGTHLGGAPKRR from the coding sequence ATGAACGACAGGCAGGTCGCCCTCATCACCGGCTCGGCCACCGGCGTCGGCGCGGCCACCGCGCTGCAACTCGCGCAACGCGGCTGGAACGTGGTGGTGAACTACTCGCGCAGCGAACAGGAAGCGCAGGCGACGGCGGCGGAATGCCGCGCCGCGGGCGCCGACGTGCTGCTCCTGCAGGCCGACGTGGCGCACGACGCGGATTGCCGCCGGCTGGTCGCGCAGACCCACGGGCGCTGGGGCCGCATCGATGCGCTGGTGAACAACGCGGGCATCTCGGTGTTCGGCGAAGACGCGAAGTGGGACGCGCTCGACGCCGAGGTGTTCCACCGCATCATCGGCGTCAACACCATCGGCAGCTTCCAGATGGTGCGCGCCGCGGTGCCGCACCTGAAGGCCGCGGGCGGCTCGATCGTGAACGTCTCCTCGGTCGCCGGCGCGCTGGGCATCGGCTCGTCGATCCCGTACATCGCATCCAAGGGCGCGGTCAATTCCATGACGCTGCACCTGGCGCGCACGCTCGCGCCGGAGATCCGCGTCAATGCCGTCTGCCCCGGCTACATCACCTCGCGCTGGTTCGCCCGCGGCATCGGGCAGGAAGGCGCCGACAAGGCGCTGAAGGCCTACGAGGGCGCCGTGCCGCTCGGCCGGGCGAGCACGCCCGAGGACGTGGCCGAGGCCATCGTCTGGCTGGTGGCCGGCGCACGGACCGTCACAGGCGAACTGCTGATGCTGGACGGCGGCACGCACCTGGGCGGCGCACCGAAGCGTCGCTGA
- a CDS encoding Na+/H+ antiporter: MALFELLLVLLLSAVALGWVARHFKFPYPIALVAGGALLGLVPNLPQHSFDPQLILVAVLPPILYQAALLTSWTDFKANLRPIGLLAIGLVAVTTLAVGAALKLMVPSVPWAAAFVLGAIVSPPDAVAATAILSRLNMPRRIVTILEGESLVNDASGLVLYKFAVAAVLTGAFSLVDATVQFALVSVGGIAVGVVLAFIYIAVHKRLGDPFIEVLTVLTIPYAAYLVAEAMNLSGVLAVVVAGLVRGRYAPEIVSAEMRIMARSVWNLLVFLLNSLVFILIGLQMSDVLAANLGRYPPAQLAAISAVVTAVAIGVRFAWVFAVGYLPERLTGGLREQQPRPNDKELVIIGWCGMRGIVSLAAALALPLVLPDFSPFPHRDLIVFLTFVVIVATLVGQGLTLTPLIRLLKVGSKWSLHDEQRRVRAAMSTAALAAIDRELAAEGVPSQWAQGLKAEITERIELAASERQDLTPRMELVSRLRHAAIAAERGELIRLWRDNQIGDEVMHHLMEMLDYEQARLPALRPAAQAGEGEFVASAAAD; the protein is encoded by the coding sequence ATGGCGCTGTTCGAACTCCTGCTGGTGCTGCTCCTGAGCGCGGTCGCCCTCGGCTGGGTGGCGCGCCACTTCAAGTTCCCGTACCCCATCGCGCTCGTCGCCGGCGGGGCGCTGCTGGGGCTGGTGCCGAACCTCCCGCAGCATTCGTTCGATCCGCAGCTGATCCTGGTCGCGGTGCTGCCGCCCATCCTGTACCAGGCGGCGCTGCTCACTTCCTGGACCGACTTCAAGGCCAACCTGCGGCCGATCGGCCTGCTGGCCATCGGCCTCGTCGCCGTGACGACGCTCGCGGTGGGCGCGGCCCTCAAGCTGATGGTGCCCAGCGTGCCCTGGGCCGCGGCCTTCGTGCTGGGCGCGATCGTGTCGCCGCCGGATGCGGTGGCGGCCACCGCCATCCTCTCGCGCCTGAACATGCCCCGGCGCATCGTCACCATCCTGGAAGGCGAGAGCCTGGTCAACGACGCGTCGGGACTGGTGCTCTACAAGTTCGCCGTCGCCGCGGTGCTCACGGGCGCCTTCTCGCTCGTCGACGCGACGGTGCAGTTCGCGCTGGTGTCGGTGGGCGGCATCGCTGTCGGCGTGGTGCTGGCCTTCATCTACATCGCCGTGCACAAGCGCCTGGGCGATCCGTTCATCGAGGTGCTCACGGTCCTGACAATCCCCTACGCGGCTTACCTGGTTGCGGAGGCGATGAACCTGTCGGGCGTGCTCGCCGTCGTGGTCGCGGGCCTGGTCCGCGGCCGCTATGCGCCCGAGATCGTCTCGGCCGAGATGCGCATCATGGCCCGCTCGGTGTGGAACCTGCTGGTGTTCCTGCTCAACAGCCTGGTGTTCATCCTGATCGGGCTGCAGATGTCGGACGTGCTAGCCGCCAACCTGGGGCGGTATCCGCCGGCGCAGCTCGCGGCGATCAGCGCGGTGGTCACCGCGGTCGCCATCGGCGTGCGCTTCGCCTGGGTGTTCGCGGTCGGCTACCTGCCGGAAAGATTGACCGGAGGCCTGCGCGAGCAGCAGCCGCGGCCGAACGACAAGGAGCTGGTGATCATCGGCTGGTGCGGCATGCGCGGCATCGTGTCGCTGGCCGCGGCGCTCGCCTTGCCGCTCGTGCTGCCCGACTTCTCGCCGTTCCCGCACCGCGACCTGATCGTGTTCCTCACCTTCGTGGTGATCGTGGCCACGCTGGTCGGGCAGGGCCTGACGCTGACGCCGCTGATCCGGTTGTTGAAGGTGGGCTCCAAGTGGAGCCTGCACGACGAGCAGCGGCGCGTGCGCGCGGCCATGAGCACCGCGGCCCTGGCCGCGATCGACCGCGAGCTCGCGGCCGAAGGCGTGCCGTCGCAGTGGGCGCAAGGCTTGAAAGCCGAGATTACTGAGCGCATCGAGCTGGCCGCGTCCGAGCGCCAGGACCTCACGCCGCGCATGGAGCTGGTCAGCCGCCTGCGCCACGCCGCCATCGCCGCGGAGCGCGGCGAGCTGATCCGCCTGTGGCGCGACAACCAGATCGGCGACGAGGTGATGCACCACCTCATGGAGATGCTGGACTACGAGCAGGCGCGGCTGCCGGCGCTGCGGCCGGCCGCGCAGGCGGGCGAGGGCGAGTTCGTCGCAAGTGCGGCCGCCGACTGA
- a CDS encoding phosphoribosyltransferase, whose amino-acid sequence MNGPRLPYADRLEAGRVLAGHLADYRGSPGLLVLGLPRGGVPVAHEVARALSAPLDVFIVRKLGYPGHPEFAMGAIASGGVRVMKVLPGLEPSQHAIEQIAAGEQEELKRREVLYRGGRPPLVVRGRTVIVVDDGLATGATMEAAVQALRRQAPLHVCVAVPVGAPDSCQALAGLADRVACPAQPESFRAVSLWYRDFPQTDDDEVRRLLAEHEQHESLAAHAPEH is encoded by the coding sequence ATGAACGGGCCGCGCCTGCCGTATGCGGACCGGCTCGAAGCCGGCCGCGTCCTGGCCGGTCACCTGGCCGACTACCGCGGCTCGCCCGGCCTGCTGGTGCTGGGCCTGCCGCGCGGCGGTGTGCCCGTCGCGCACGAGGTGGCGCGCGCACTGTCCGCGCCGCTGGACGTGTTCATCGTGCGCAAGCTTGGCTACCCCGGCCATCCCGAATTCGCGATGGGCGCCATCGCCTCCGGCGGCGTGCGCGTCATGAAGGTGCTGCCGGGACTGGAGCCTTCGCAGCACGCCATCGAGCAGATCGCCGCCGGCGAGCAGGAGGAGCTGAAGCGGCGCGAAGTGCTGTACCGCGGCGGGCGGCCGCCGCTCGTGGTTCGCGGCCGCACCGTGATCGTGGTGGACGATGGCCTGGCGACCGGCGCGACGATGGAAGCGGCGGTGCAGGCCTTGCGCCGGCAGGCGCCGCTCCATGTCTGCGTCGCAGTGCCCGTCGGCGCGCCCGACAGCTGCCAGGCGCTGGCCGGACTGGCCGATCGCGTGGCGTGCCCGGCGCAGCCCGAGTCCTTCCGGGCGGTGAGCCTCTGGTATCGCGATTTCCCGCAGACCGACGACGACGAGGTGCGCCGGCTGCTGGCGGAACACGAGCAGCACGAATCTTTGGCGGCCCACGCCCCGGAACACTGA